AGCTTCTAGAAGCCCGCGAGGAGGAGATCAAGCTGAAGAAGCGCCTGACCTCCATTTTTATCGAAGAGGAACGCAAGTCCAAGGAGAAGTTGGAGGCCAAGAAAAAGAAGGCCCAGGCGAAGAAGGAGCAAGAGCCGAAGGCGGAGGACGAGGCCACCATTTTCCTCAGGATGATCGAAAGCGATTTCGAGTTCAGCCAGGCTCTGCTGGAGTTCAACGAGACCATTGAAAGTATCGCCGCTAAGCGAGCCAAGCGGGTCTTCAACATGGAACACACCGTCTTTGAAACGGGTCAAGCCTAAAATGGGTATATTCTTATACTCTTCTTGTATTTTCTTTAACCCTATGTAATGTTGTAACTTTAATAAAGGCAATgtgaagaaaaatatttctagtgttccatttgaaaactacctaaaaagaatttttttcaacCTACAAAATAGTCTTTTCTAGCGACTCAACGAAAAAGTAGCCCAACTTAATACTTCAAACAATAGTTCATAAAATCAACTACAGTCAACAAAAGTAAAATTGTTAGACAcactcttgaaaatatataaacagtTCTTCGTTTTTTGTTCATTCCAGAATCTATAGATCTCAGATTTCCAGGATGGCGACGAGTTCCAAGGATATGGACCAGAGCACAAACTGGTACTCTAgcatctacaactccattaaACAGACGCCCCTCAATGTTACCCTTGCGATTATATCGACCATCGTCTTCTACAAGGTCGTCAGACTTACCAGGAGGTGTCGTCGTAATCGTGGGAATACAGAGGACAAGGAACTAGATCCCATTGATTTGGTGAAGGATACAAAGCTTCCAGCTCTACGGAAGGACTTTACGGTCACCGAACTTCGCGAGTACGACGGAACCCGCGAGGATGGTCGCATTCTGGTGGCCATCAACTTTCATATCTACGATGTTTCGCGATCTGTGCACTATTATGGAAGAGATGGCGTTTATCCGAACTATGCCGGACGGGATATTTCCCGAAACTTGATCAATTTTTCGGTGGATTTCAGCCAGAGCGAGGCATTCGATGATCTGAGTGACCTCTCGATCAGCCAAATGAATACCTTGCGGGAGTGGGATCAGCAGTACAGTGAGAAATACCCTTTGGTTGGAAGACTTTTGAGCCCAGGAGAGCTTGCCATTAACTATAACGACGAGGAAGATGTGGAGTCGGAGCCAGAGGATCAGCAAGTGCATGAATAAAAATGTCTTGCGTTTCAATTGTGTGAAATTATTGgctgcataaaaataaaactcaacgGAGTCATGTTATTCGaccagaaaatatttattttcactgttaaaaaatttttttttcgtttcttacatttggaattttttgtatttatttatttgtattgtatttatttggtatatttattaatataattaatataaacttAGCCTTTTAAATTTGCAGTTATTGTgccgttaaatattttaaagtaaatagttaAAGCTTAGTCTAGAATCCCCcctctaaatttaatttttgaaatttgtgcGCCTAACAGCACGCAGTTAACAGCACCGCATCGTCACGTGGCGGTTTTTTTTAGGCCCTTCTCTGCGCCCGCGGCAGCCACACTAATTCGGCTCTGCTTTTCGTTtccacttccgttttcttttcttttcgtgTTTCTACGCCAGCAAGATGAAGTATGTTATTGAAAAACGCCCAAAGGCCTGGTTAATCGAGTTATTTACCGCTGGCTAAGCCTGAATTGGCATCACTAAAGAATGCGCTTGCTAATGAGAGTGTTTCTTTTTGCAGAATTGGCTTGTGCGCATTCAGCGGGTACAAAATCTACCCCGGTCATGGCAAGACCATGGTTAAGGTCGATGGCAAGGTAAGAAGAAGAGAGGATCCCTTTGAAGCGAAAAAGTAATAATGCAATTGGATGCAAACCCTTTCAGTCCTTCACCTTCCTGGACAAGAAGTGCGAGCGCTCCTACCTGATGAAGCGCAATCCCCGCAAGGTTACGTGGACCGTGCTGTACCGCCGCAAGCACCGTAAGGgaatcgaggaggaggccTCCAAGAAGCGCACCCGCCGCACCCAGAAGTTCCAGCGCGCCATCGTCGGCGCCTCGCTGGCCGAGATCCTCGCCAAGCGCAACATGAAGCCCGAGGTGAGGAAGGCGCAGCGCGACCAGGCCATCAAGGTGGCCAAGGAGCAGAAGCGCGCCACCAAGGCCGCCAAGAAGGCAGCCGCCCCCGCGCCCGCCAAGAAGTCCGCGCCCAAGCAGAAGGCCCAAAAGGTCACCCAGAAGGCCGCTCCCCGCGTCGGAGGCAAGCGGTAAACACCTCTTCCTCCCCCCGCCGGTAGTGATGTGCTAAAGTTAGTCCAGGATTTAAGAAACCACAAgtgaatggaaaattaaaaacgaaagcCGCGAATGCGAATTCGTggtgaccaaaaaaaaaaaacctttcgcgtgtttttgttttctcaaGCTTGGCTTATAAAGTGGAAAGAAAGTTGGTTGTGATATGATATATCACCCATTTAATGATCTAACATGGCATTTTGAACCAGACGCCAGCATATCTAATTATTATGAATcattatatatctatatttcTAACCAATAATATAGATAGCTATAATTCcagttcaaaaaaaaattacataaattcCGACGTCTAATTAGGATATTTACTGagctaaaaataatgaattctttgtttttttttttttgattatcaaaggtattttttacatttatctaTATTTCTAACCAAAAATATAGATCGCTAAAATTCcagttaaaaaaaaccgatttCACATAAAATCCGAAGACTAATCAGTATATctacttggctaaaaataatgaaatctttatttcttttttttattatcagaggtgttttctatatttctaaCCAATAATATAGATCGCTAAAAttccagttaaaaaaaaaacaatttcacataAAATCCGTCTTCTAATCAGAATATTTACTTCCGAAAGTTTATATGCATAAAAAGTTAATAAGTTTTCAGAAATGtgcgaatttttaaaatttcttcatAGCACTGGCAAAAACTAAAGTTTATTGCTTTACCTAATGACAtggataatatttattaaccacCATTAAACTCAATTTAGGGTTTGACATTAAAAGCAGCATAAACAGTTTTtagtaaaaactttttactaatggaatccattatttttttatttatcaaaaagAAGTTAACAAAACTagtcatcattaaaattagcTCTTACAAAGTAGGAGAAGAAATAACATATCTCTTAATAGGGTTAACATCTTACAACGAACCCTAAATAAATTCAGTGCTGTATTTTTTGAGGCCAATAAAGTTGGTTAGCCGGCCGATTGCGTTGCCATGCACTTGAACGTAGGTCTGCAACGGATCATAGAGCTCCGTAACGGGCTGCTCATCACCGTCCTCGTCATCATCGTCCAGCAGGGATTCCACGTGCACCTTGTGCGGCCGCATCTCCATGAGTTGCACGCAACCGAGATCGTGCAGGAGCTCCAGCAAGAACATGATATCCACCGGCACCATGTGCGTGAAGCGCAGGAACAAGCTGTGCACCGTGCAGCCGATGCGAGAGATGCATTCGCTCAGCACTGCGCCCATCCAGCGATCGAGGACGCGTCGGTTGAGCGAAGCATTCACCCGGATCCACGGCTGCGGTCGCATGGCGATGGCATCCCTTGTGGCCTCCAGCGTGGAACTAGCGACCTCGGTGGCGGCCGCCTTTTTCGTAACCCTTTTGGGACGCTTGGCAGCAGAACCACTCGCCTCGTCGCTCTCACTTCCCgtgctctgctgctgctgctgctccatcAGTTTGATCTTCTTCTCGGGCATGGAGTTGCCCGCCTCCTGGGCCTCAAGTTTCCGCTTGTGACCAACGACGGCGAGAAGATTTCCCGGCGCCGCCGCCACCATGGGCTGCACCTTCTCACGCTCCAATCGCTTAATGTGAAACGTGTGCACCACCCAGTTGCGTATGTGGTTTTTGTGCACGTACATCACGCTAACTATGCCCACACGTTTGATGAGATTGTGGTCAGCGAGGAGATGTAAGGTTTCCAGAAGGAAGTCGCCCAGGGGAAAGATCCTACGCAACTCTAGTCCTTGTATACCCAGCGTATGCTGCTCAATGTGATTGAGTATGTCCTCCATGTGGCGCATGGCCCGGGCATCAAAGCCCCTTTCATGGAGTTTTGGTCGCAGGGTTTCAAAGGTGTTCTCCGTATACTGCCAGTAGGTTGTCCTGCGAGATAAGAAAACAAATCGATGAATTCTTAAGAAggaagtttaaacaaatttaaaactaggaattataaaacaaaattacgaaaatacattaaaaaaacaagaaaggaagctaccttcggccaaccgaagcttatatacccttgcagataaaggaatgctcactcggtgcagttccagggattccagattcagcgtttctatttattttaatttaatttttaagtagtcaagaatcaaaacgcctacttcctacaaagttacaatgaattttcttatatttgtttgaatattcctatgggagtttaagatatagtggtccgatccggctcgctccgacatttgtactacctgcaatagaaagaagactttcgggaaagtttcatcgcgatagctttaaaactgagagactagttcgcatagaaacggacagacggacagacggacatggctagatagactcggctattggtgctgatcaagaatatatatactttatgtggtcggaaacgtctccttcactgcgtttcaaacatctgactgaaattataatatcctctacaagggtataattatgtgattaaattaaattaggcATTGCTTCagctttattttctttaagaagTCATTTAAAAAGGGctgatattttctatttatttagaaaatgtttaattaccattattatttttactgaAAATCAAGCCTTagaattgaatttttcaaatgtaataaaatatttttccattagcATTACTTTTGCCAGAAGTAATGAATTGTTAAAAAGTAATGCAATGCTATTCAATTGGCaatactttttcaaaaaataatgaacTGCATTTTTTGCTActtgttcaaaaatatttaactacatagcattatttttgttaatgaTAATGAAAAAGTTATGATAATGCTTATAGACACAACActgttattttcattaaattaaagaataaacataaaatcaaCTTCATGAAGTTACACCGCATAAAagtggaaataaatattttttaaaatatccttacaacataaatcaattataattgattataataattataattgattATCATATCAAGAGGAATTACTAATGCAGACTCACTTTAACACCTTGTCCAGAACCTTCGTGCGCAGGCTGTCGATGGCCTGTTTGCCTTCTGGCTGCTCCACGACCTTCATGCCAATGGTGGGCAAATGCACCACGAACACATCCTGCGCCCTGGCTCGCTCCTCCTTGTTCAGCGCCGGTTCGTACTCCTGGACACGATCCGCCTCCCAGGCATGCGGCTCGTCGTCGAGCAGCTCGGCGCAAATCGAACGCCAATCGGTGAGCTTGTGCAGCGTTCGCTCTGCCAGCTGCCTGCCCAAATCCTTGAGATCCATGGCCTGCTGATTGCGACGCCAATAGGCCTCCAGTTGCTGGGCAAACGGAAGCAGATTCGAGGTGGTCACCGTGAAGGGCGTGTTCGCTGGATGCGATTCCAGCTGAAATTGCTGCGAGGGCAGGGCATCCGCAACCAATTGGCGGAGAATGGGACGCTGCTCGTGGGCTATACGCTCCACAGCGTTCAGATAGTTGCCGCTACGCATGATGCAGTTGGCAAAGGGACAGTCGCCCTGCTCCAAACGCGCCTGACTTATGGTGATCGAATCGCCCAAGGCATCCAGCGAACAGAAGAAGTGCATGCTGCGCAACTGCAGTTTGGAGAGCTGATTGTAGGCACTGCTGGGCAGTCGGAAGCTGAGATTAGCGGGATGGAAGCGAACGCGCGACGCCTGGCGAGCACTGCACTCGCCCTCCAGCCGCTTGGAGTACTCGGTCTGCGGAGCGTTGTCAAAGATGCAGCTGTAGTGATCGAGAATGCGATCCGAGTGACAGCCACTCTGGCGGCTCATAGTAGAGGTATCCACGGTGAGGATATTTGCAGGAAGCTGCAGTGAAATGCTCAACCTATTCTCCGCCAGCCACTCGCCCATCACCAGAAGTTGTGCGAAATGCGGCGAGGTCAAGTGATGTTCCTGTTCCTTGCGCAACTTCTGATCCAGCGCAAAGTAGCCGTCGTAGAGGAAGTGCGTCAGCTTGGTGTAGGTCAGCCGGTACTTGTATTTGGAGCTGAGCAAGTGGCCGGGTCCGGTGATCTGACGACTGGCCGCCGACTGGATGTTGCGACGCTTCACCGCCACCACCAGCGAATCCGCTCGAGCCTTGTTAAACGCCGCGTTTAGCGTCTCCTCGGAAAAATGCTTGTAGATCTCGAACGTTTGCAGGTTCAGCAGCGTCTTGTCCTTGGCACAGCAGATGTTGCTGTGCAGCACGCCGTGGGCCACGGCCACCTGGAGATCCGATTCGGTGGCTGGGTCCTGGaagagcagctgctgctgctcgtgtGCCGAGCGACACAGTTGGTTGGCAAAGGAGTCCAGGGAGTCGGGTAGTAAAAACTGTCTGCTAACAGAACCTTGCTGGGGGGTAAATCGAAGTAAAGATTAGTTATAAAtagacctcggattttgcatatttgcatatttttataggataaagatagatcaattcccaaaacaccaaagttcgtttcaataaaaatatagtttaaaattaatggcatattttttttgttgcatatttgcataaaatgcatatccataaaatatgcaaaatatatgcaaaatataaaataaaataaataaacaacatAATTTACCCGAAAAAAACTGTTTGTTCCTTTTCGTCATTTCtgagatatctaattttttcccaaatttaaggaaaccCTATTATATATAGGCGAGAAGGGggcaaaaatagttttttggcCCTATCGGCCAAACTGCTCATTTAAATTGCTCGCCATGTTTACTGAAGGTTCCTTAGAATAACAGAGGGCTACATTAAACATTTGAGGCTCCAGTTGttcgcatatattttgcacattttatgcatatattttgcatattttcgatatgcatccgaatttaatacatttgaaaaataagacaCCTACCTAgaagttttaataaaaatcggaccaaaaatggacaaatatgccaaatccgaggtctagttataaatcagttttaaatgtaaaatttagttttactAACCGACTTGGCGATCATCCGTTGTAATTTAGCCATCATCAGGGCAAAGTGAGTCATCAGCGCGGCCTGGAATTCTGTCTTGCTGGGATAATCCCGCTTTAGCTGGCTGAGGAAACGATCGTTATAAACCGTGGTGAACTGTGGCTGCGTCTGCATCGCGTAGATCCAACTGGGCACGTCCGGAATGTCGCGCTTCATCTTCACCATGAACTGAACGCGTCGCACGCACGCCTGGGTGGTCTTGTTGCAGATGCCCAGCCAGCGGCGAATCAGATCGCGACAGACGACGGCCAAGTCGCAGAGGGCGAGGGTAACAGTGGGTGCATCGATGAACATGTAGACGGCACGGCCCATCTTGAGCAGGCGATCCTCCTCGGGAGCCCATTTGACGCGCAATGTGCGCATATTTCGCAGGGCATCTCGATCGATGTCGTCGCGCGGACCGGACTTCTTCACAGTCTTCCCGGTGGAAGCCTCACGCGATTTCCGTACTCCCACACGGGGTCCAATTTTCAATCGCGTAATTACCGCCCGTTTTCGCACTGGCTTCTTAGTCCTTTCCCTCGCTGCCATCGATTTTCCACCATTCTGGCGCTGCACCCACGACCAGTGGCGGAACTGGTGGGCAAATAGATTGGAGCCCAGTCCAGCGGCGCCCAGATGATCGCCAGGAACCGCTCCAGTGTCCAGCTCCACAGCCTGCTGGAAGTCAACGGTGGGCTGGAAGACTAGCACCTTTAGGCGCGCCGGAAGCTTCCGCTGAGTGCTCAAAGACTTCCGGTAACCCAGCTTTGTGTAGATGCAGATGTGCTGCAGCTTGGCCCAATAGTTGGCGAGCTGCTCCACGCTGGAGAACTCAAAGTTGAGCTGTATGTACGTGCGATCGGCGCTGACTTGCATGTAATTGTGCTCGGTGCTCGATGTGGTGTCCAGCAGCCTGGTGCGTTGGTTCATGTACACCCAGCGGTGCAGGGAGTCGCGACCCAGCTTCTGCTCGCTGACCTGGAAAAGATTAcattaaggggggagatacatatatatagaactgttatttatttaagttgtttgtgatttttttttaaccaataaggAATTGCGCTGGGATTTCgtaacttggcatgttgattacattgttcttatataattttaaccaatttttattttgtttttatcctTCTAAATGGCAGCCGTgggattttttttgtcaggctatataaaaaaaaaagtaggccagctgcggatcgtccacagATCGCTGTGtggatttgatttttatgaaagcaagtttattttgattggaaataatgtagaaactgtctgaacctaacttacatagaatatctcaaaaactatGGTAGTGGCACtatttcaaagtcaaaaatctattttttttcatcattttcttgttgtttttggcaaTCAAAAAGTACTCaaacgtacaaatttctacgttaattttattacaaacatttctgtaaaagcagcatgatgatcgaggcaatactttttgagatacacgaaAAGTGATTTcgagtaaaatatatttaatgtaatgaagtatatctactgcacaaggaagatgggtgccgtcatcctggtataagttccaaaataggtCGAGTTTCTtcttgaaactttcatgacacatttttaaagagctATTCTACCAATTcaggtaataaaaaaaatttaatttttattttttctatatgtatTTCCCCCTTAAAGGTTGATGAAATGGAAGTATGTAAATTGCCTCACCTGAATTAAACCCATGTTGTTCAGCAAGCGCAAAGTGCCCACGTACAGCTTCTGCAACTTTAACCTCGGCACAATGGACTCAAAGTTGAGCTGGGAAAGCAGGTAGTGCTGGCGAATGGGATGCTGAAGCTGCAGACGCAGCTCGTCGTTGGATTCGCGTTCTATGCGACAGATGCGCAGAAATAAAGAGAGCGGCATTCGGTCCATGGCGTCCATGAAGTAGAGCCAACCAGGTGGCTTGTCCTCGTAGCGAGGCAGCGGTGGTATAAAGGTGCGCCAGCCTATGTCCTCGGTGAAGGGTTGGACCTTTATCTCCTCGGCCTGCCACTCGTCAAAGAACTGACGTGGTTGCAGCGCCGGCTCCGACTTTTGCCACTGCTGCACGAGCTCAGGGGTCATCGAAAGAGGCTTCTGATTGAGGGGCAACTCGTGGTGAAGGTAGAAGAGGAACTCGTGCAACGTTCTGGCCAAGAGAAGTTTGGGTGCCTGTGTTTTGAACACCACACTGGGTCGCTCGGGCACCAGTTTGCGGCGGGCCATCATCTCCTTGCGCTCCTTGGGCGGCAGCTGGGATGGCCGGCTTATCCGCTCCTCGGTGATCAAGTGGAAGTTGCTCTTCAGCTTGACGATCTCGCGCTTCATGACCGCGTGATCCAGACCGATTTTCGGATGGGCAGCAAAGCGATAGACTCTTACTCGCTGATTGTAGTGGAGCGTGGTCTCGTACACATTTATAATACGATTCTCCACCATGGGAAGGAGCAGGCGCATCAAGGAGCGCCGGCAGAGAACGTCCTTAAAACCAGCCTGGTGTTCCGTTTCCTGAATGGTTCTCAGTATCCGGGGCAGCGGCACCAGGCAGTTCTGGTCGATCTGGCGTACAATCATTTTCTGGCGGTTAATCAGACGCTGTGTTTGGTTGCCCAGTCGGGTCTTCTTGATTTTGAACGCCACGGGTCGAGCATTTACCACGATTTCAGGCATATCCTTCAGCAAAACCTCAGTGCTTTCGGTGATGTTCTAGGGATAACATATGTTACTTTGATATAGGGTTTTTTAAGTCATTAAGTTAACTTACTGGCTCCTCCTTGCACTTGATCTCCAGCTCCTTCTTCTTGACCTCCTCTTCCTTCGCCAGGTCTCCCAAATGCTCGACGGCCACGAAGCGGAATTGCCGGCTCTTGCCCACCTGTTCCGAGTACTCCTGGATCAGGCCATTCTTCTTTGCTTTCTTGACAAAATGCCGCATTGAGGTGGCATTGATGCCCGTGTAGTGGCACAATTCGTTGCTGTTGAGGCCACGCTTGCCGAATCGCGAGACGGCGCGGTAAACCTCCTCCTCCGGCGGCATATCCAGGTAGCAGTGTCCTAAATCCAAGAATTCAGACACAGGACTCTCCTCGCCGTCCTCGTTTTTATAGAGGTCCTTCAATTGCATCTCAGGATTTCGCAGCTGTATCACGGTAACCTTTCGTGTGGTTGATTTGGACTGCTTTCCCGACTTGGTAAGCGATGGGAACTGCCTTTCCACCTGCGTGGTCTCGAAGAACTTGCGAAAGGCGTGGGTGACGAGCAGTTTCTTGGTCTTGAAATTGGTGGGTCGGCCCAGCAGCTCGGTTATTTCGGTCACCGGCACTTGGCGGTTAGTGGTCCGTATTATAGCCATATATAGCTTCTCGAGGTTCTCCTGCGAGTGATTCTTGTAGATCCGATAGAAGCGCGGCAGCATCAGCAGCGAAGAGGCCAAAAAGCGACCCTTGTTGATTTCGCTGTAGTTCTGCGAGACGATTAGCTGCAGGTTAATCAGCTTATTTCtgaaagtaataataataatgggaTAGTTAGTTCGAATTTATGGTTTCTGAGCTGCAACCCACTTGATGTAGAAGAGAATTCCCGTGTCCTTGCTGTAATTAATCAGCGACCAAGGTCCTGTTGTGGTGTGTCCATTGTAGCGCGACCTTCCGATGGCCTCCAGGAAGATGTAGTTGGGCAGCGGCAGGTTCTTGGGCATCATCAGGTTATCCGGGGTGAGTGCGGTCTCTCGAAGTTCCTGCGAGGCCACCACTACCAGCCGGCCAGCCCACTTTTCGCTGGCTTCCTCGACACTGAGAGCCTGCAGATCGCTGGAAGGAATCAACTTGCGGGTCTTGAAGTCGTTGCAGTTGCCCTTGATGTGACCCTCTTGCACGTAAGCGGGTGGATACAGCATGTAGGGACACTGCTCCGGCACCACCGGCAATCCCAGCTGCTCGTCCATGTCGTTGCGACGATCATAGTGGGGCATCAGTGGTCGCTCCGCCGGCAATTCAAAGAACTCGATCTTGTGCGCGGGAGTCCGGAGCAGCAGGGTCCACGCCTGCTCCCGAATTCGATCGGGCAAAGGACAAGGAGCAAACTCCAGGCGCCTGGCCAGCAGTTCCCAGAGATCTGTGGAGGACCATGGGGATTACTTGGTTTGCAAGCAAAAAAGACGTGGGAATAACTTACAGGGCAATGTCACCCCCTCCAAGCCCTCCAGAGCCACCTCATCGTAGATGGCGTTGATCCAGGATCCGCCGGAACTTGCGTTCATGCTTAATAACTTGTATTAACTCTAATCAAAGCGaccaaaacaaattgtttagaTTTTGTGAGGTAGAGTTGTCAACCGCTGCAAAGTTCGCCCACGCACAAAAAACAACTGTTGCTGATTAGTTAGTATACTCTGTTTTtctattgtaaattaaaaaccagttaaattataatttatttaagttaacCTACATTAAACAGcaattctttttataaacTGAGGCTTATTTCTTTTGCTTTGAAACTTCTTAGAGTTGCCAACGACAGCCAAGTTATCGATTACTGTAGGCAATCGAGAGCGCATCTCTAGACATGCTCCAAAAACAGCTGTTGCTAATCGTAAATAGACGCTGGTTTTCCGCTCGTCCTACCTGATTTACCAGTTAAAACCTATTATTTGGCCACAAAATGTCTTCTGCCATATATTTGGAGAACTATCTGGATGGTAGACCTTAAGTTGCACCAGAGAACCACAAGGAAATTTCTAATACTCACCTTTAATCTAACAAACAGGTTTGGAGAGTCTGCCCACCGAGCTGGAGCGAAACTTTAAGCTGATGCGAAAACTGGATGATCGGGCACAGACGGCCATGAAGAGCATCGACAGCCATGCCAAGGACTTTATGCGAAAGCTGGGCGAGAACGGGGCCATGAGCGATGAGGAGCGGAAGGAGCGCCAGGAGGACATTAAGGCGCTGTTCGGAAAGGCCAAGGAATACAGCGACGACAAGGTGCAGCTGGCCATCCAAACCTACGAGCTGGTGGACAAGCAGATCCGGCGGCTGGACAACGATCTGGCCCGCTTC
The genomic region above belongs to Drosophila takahashii strain IR98-3 E-12201 chromosome 2L, DtakHiC1v2, whole genome shotgun sequence and contains:
- the LOC108061071 gene encoding membrane-associated progesterone receptor component 1 — translated: MATSSKDMDQSTNWYSSIYNSIKQTPLNVTLAIISTIVFYKVVRLTRRCRRNRGNTEDKELDPIDLVKDTKLPALRKDFTVTELREYDGTREDGRILVAINFHIYDVSRSVHYYGRDGVYPNYAGRDISRNLINFSVDFSQSEAFDDLSDLSISQMNTLREWDQQYSEKYPLVGRLLSPGELAINYNDEEDVESEPEDQQVHE
- the RpL24 gene encoding large ribosomal subunit protein eL24, whose amino-acid sequence is MKIGLCAFSGYKIYPGHGKTMVKVDGKSFTFLDKKCERSYLMKRNPRKVTWTVLYRRKHRKGIEEEASKKRTRRTQKFQRAIVGASLAEILAKRNMKPEVRKAQRDQAIKVAKEQKRATKAAKKAAAPAPAKKSAPKQKAQKVTQKAAPRVGGKR